AACTACTTTCCATATGTTACACTTTAGTTAGTGATATTCTAAACAAGGAGTGATACATAATGAATGAAGCAGTAAAAACGTTAGACGGTTGGTTTTGTCTACATGATTTTCGTTCGATTGACTGGGCAGCATGGCGTGAATTAAATCCAGCTAATCAAGAAATTATGTTAGACGAGTTAAGCCATTTTTTAAGTGATATGGAAATTACTAAAAATATCGGTGAAGGCGAACATACCATTTACAGCATCCTTGGTCAAAAAGCAGATTTAGTATTCTTCACGTTACGTGATTCCTTAGAAGCTTTAAATGAAGTCGAAAATCGTTTTAATAAATTAGCGATTGCTGACTATTTATTACCGACTTATTCCTATATATCTGTAGTGGAATTAAGTAACTATCTTGCGTCCCATATGGCTGGCGGCGAAGATCCTTATCAAAATAAAGGTGTCCGCGCGAGACTTTACCCAGCGCTCCCACCTAAAAAGCATCTTTGTTTCTACCCTATGAGTAAAAAACGCGATGGGGCAGATAACTGGTACATGCTTCCAATGGAAGAACGCCAACAACTGATTCGCGACCACGGCTTGATTGGCAGAAGCTATGCTGGAAAAGTGCAGCAAATCATCGGTGGTTCTATCGGCTTTGATGATTACGAATGGGGCGTTACCTTATTTTCAGATGATGCGCTTGAGTTTAAACGCATCGTGACAGAAATGCGCTTTGATGAAGCAAGTGCTCGCTATGCTGAATTTGGTTCGTTCTTCATCGGCAACCTACTACCATCCGAAAATCTCTCCAAATTGTTTACCATCTAATAAATACAAACCGGAATTCTAGTAAATAAATCGATTTTTATGGATTTATTTGTATAGATTTCGGTTTTTTTACTTCATAAAACTAACATTTTTGTAAGGATATCCTTGCTAATTGTCATTTGATACGATGGAACCAACTCTTTATAGACGTTAGAATGGTAGATAGTAACGAATCTAGTTTTATAAGGAGAGAAAATAATGGAGACAGTTTTACAAGCAAAAAATGTGAGAAAAATATATGGCAGTAAAGGAAATGTCTACACTGCACTAGAAAATATCAGTATTGATATTAAAGAAGGCGAATTCACAGGAATTATGGGTCCTTCTGGTGCGGGTAAATCGACGCTTTTGAATGTCTTATCTACTATTGATAAGCCGACTTCTGGTGAGATTAGAATTTCCGGACAAGAACTTGAAAACATGAATGAACAACAAATGTCTACTTTCCGCCGTGATAAACTAGGTTTTATTTTCCAAGACTACAACTTACTAGATACACTAACGATTCGTGAAAATATTATCCTTCCACTTGCACTAGCTAAACGCCCTGTTAAAGAAATGGAAGCAAAATTAGCAACAATTAGTACTAAATTTGGGATTACCGATATTCTGGACAAATACCCAAGCGAAATTTCAGGAGGTCAAAAACAACGTACGGCCGCATCACGAGCAATCATTACCTCTCCAAGTTTGATTTTCGCCGATGAGCCAACTGGTGCACTTGATTCCAAATCCGCAACAAACTTACTTGAAAGCCTACGCGACTTAAATGAACAAGATAAAGCGACAATCATGATGGTAACGCACGATGCCTTTGCTGCAAGTTTCTGTAAGCGAATATTATTTATCAAAGATGGCGAATTATATACGGAGATTTATCGTGGTAACAAAACACGTAAGGAGTTCTTCCAAAAAATTCTAGATGTCCTTGCAAAACTGGGGGGCGACACAGATGACGTTATTTGATTTAGCCAAGAAAAATATTCGACATAATTTCGTCCACTACTTTCTATACTTTGCATCAATGATTTTTAGTATCATGATTTACTTCACGTTCCTAGTACTTTCTAAAGATCCAGCTGTTGTCGCAAGAATTGACCAATCAGCCAAACTATCGACTGCATTTTCCAGCTCCTCTGTCATTTTACTTATTTTTGTAGCGATTTTCATCCTTTATTCCAACAACTTCTTCACACGAAAACGAAAAAAAGAAATCGGACTTTACTCTTTACTCGGTCTTCGTAAAAAAGAAATTGGTCGTATGTTATTTTATGAAAATTTCCTGATGGGACTTGGTGCATTAGTTATCGGTATTCTTGCCGGTACACTACTTTCCAAAATTTTCGTAACGATTTTACTTAACCTTATCAATATCGATAATATCGGTGGTTTTGCCTTTTCATGGGGAGCTGTCGTTCAAACAAGTATTGTCTTTATCATCATCACGCTATTTACATCATTTTCTGGTTATCGTATTATTTACCGCACGACGTTACTTGAATTGTTCCACTCGGAAGCAAAACGCGAAAAAAGCCCAAAACCTTCTTTTATCTTGGCGCTACTTTCCGTCCTATTAATCGGTCTCGGTTATGTAATCGCTGGACAGCCGCTTGATTCCAAAGGTTCCATCTGGGCGCAACTTGGCTTTTCGATCGGCGCTTTAGTTATTTTAGCTTCGGTAATCGTTGGTACTGCTCTTTTTATTACCTTCTTCT
This portion of the Listeria cossartiae subsp. cossartiae genome encodes:
- a CDS encoding ABC transporter ATP-binding protein; this encodes METVLQAKNVRKIYGSKGNVYTALENISIDIKEGEFTGIMGPSGAGKSTLLNVLSTIDKPTSGEIRISGQELENMNEQQMSTFRRDKLGFIFQDYNLLDTLTIRENIILPLALAKRPVKEMEAKLATISTKFGITDILDKYPSEISGGQKQRTAASRAIITSPSLIFADEPTGALDSKSATNLLESLRDLNEQDKATIMMVTHDAFAASFCKRILFIKDGELYTEIYRGNKTRKEFFQKILDVLAKLGGDTDDVI
- the hemQ gene encoding hydrogen peroxide-dependent heme synthase, yielding MNEAVKTLDGWFCLHDFRSIDWAAWRELNPANQEIMLDELSHFLSDMEITKNIGEGEHTIYSILGQKADLVFFTLRDSLEALNEVENRFNKLAIADYLLPTYSYISVVELSNYLASHMAGGEDPYQNKGVRARLYPALPPKKHLCFYPMSKKRDGADNWYMLPMEERQQLIRDHGLIGRSYAGKVQQIIGGSIGFDDYEWGVTLFSDDALEFKRIVTEMRFDEASARYAEFGSFFIGNLLPSENLSKLFTI